One window from the genome of Malus domestica chromosome 01, GDT2T_hap1 encodes:
- the LOC103409161 gene encoding probable serine/threonine-protein kinase At1g01540, producing the protein MSVYDAAFVNSQLAKKTSIFGLRLWVVIGILVGALIVLTLFLLSLCLTSRHRSRAHKAHKAQPKPSAADSPTTPVKSKEIQEIVNDLHVEIGKLEHRVVVYSDRASSGESKGTLNSGCETASFGSGNAVGPEVSHLGWGRWYTLRELEAATNGLCEENVIGEGGYGIVYSGILSDGTKVAVKNLLNNRGQAEKEFKVEVEAIGRVRHKNLVRLLGYCVEGAYRMLVYEYVDNGNLDQWLHGDVGEVSPLTWDIRMNIILGTAKGLAYLHEGLEPKVVHRDVKSSNILIDRQWNPKVSDFGLAKLLCSENSYVTTRVMGTFGYVAPEYACTGMLNEKSDVYSFGILIMELISGRSPVDYGRPQGEVNLVEWLKTMVGKRKAEDVVDPKLPEMPASKALKRALLVALRCVDPDATKRPKMGHVIHMLEADDLLFRDEHRPGRDTSRKDIDSQQDNHIDVKINDKHLNEGTSDTSEEGDTSRNHHQPTTWR; encoded by the exons ATGTCGGTGTACGACGCGGCGTTTGTGAACTCGCAGCTCGCGAAAAAGACATCAATCTTCGGGCTCCGTCTCTGGGTGGTCATTGGAATCCTCGTCGGTGCTCTGATAGTCCTGACcctcttcctcctttccctCTGCCTCACCTCCCGCCACCGCTCCCGGGCTCACAAGGCCCACAAGGCCCAGCCCAAGCCTTCCGCCGCCGACTCTCCCACTACTCCAGTCAAATCGAAGGAAATCCAGGAAATCGTCAACGACCTCCACGTGGAGATCGGGAAGCTGGAGCACCGGGTCGTGGTGTATTCGGACCGGGCGTCGAGCGGGGAGAGCAAGGGGACATTGAATAGCGGGTGCGAGACGGCGTCATTTGGGAGCGGGAACGCGGTGGGGCCGGAGGTGTCGCATCTGGGTTGGGGGAGATGGTACACTCTGAGGGAGCTGGAGGCGGCGACGAATGGGCTGTGTGAGGAGAATGTGATTGGGGAAGGAGGGTATGGGATTGTTTACAGTGGGATTCTCAGTGACGGGACTAAAGTCGCTGTCAAGAACTTGTTGAATAACAG GGGTCAAGCTGAGAAGGAATTTAAAGTGGAGGTTGAAGCCATTGGGCGTGTGAGACACAAAAATCTTGTAAGGTTGCTTGGATACTGTGTTGAGGGTGCATACAG GATGCTTGTGTATGAGTACGTTGACAATGGCAATCTGGATCAGTGGCTTCATGGGGATGTTGGTGAAGTCAGCCCTCTAACGTGGGATATCCGTATGAATATTATACTGGGAACAGCAAAAGG GTTGGCCTATCTTCATGAGGGTCTTGAACCAAAGGTTGTTCACCGTGATGTGAAATCTAGCAACATACTAATTGATCGCCAGTGGAACCCCAAAGTATCTGATTTCGGTCTTGCTAAACTCCTGTGCTCTGAGAACAGTTATGTGACAACTCGAGTGATGGGAACATTTGG TTATGTTGCACCGGAATATGCTTGCACGGGAATGCTGAACGAGAAGAGTGATGTTTATAgctttggaatacttattatgGAGCTTATATCTGGGAGAAGCCCTGTTGATTATGGTCGACCACAAGGAGAG GTGAATCTAGTTGAATGGTTAAAAACCATGGTTGGGAAACGAAAGGCAGAGGATGTGGTTGATCCCAAGCTGCCCGAGATGCCTGCTTCAAAAGCACTTAAACGTGCTCTGTTAGTTGCTCTTCGATGCGTTGATCCTGATGCCACAAAAAGGCCAAAAATGGGACATGTGATCCACATGCTTGAGGCTGATGACTTGCTATTCCGTGAT GAACACCGACCTGGTAGAGATACGTCCAGAAAAGACATTGATTCTCAACAGGACAATCACATCGATGTGAAGATAAACGATAAACACTTGAATGAAGGTACTTCTGATACTAGCGAAGAAGGTGATACCAGTAGGAACCATCATCAACCTACAACGTGGAGATAA
- the LOC139198048 gene encoding uncharacterized protein, translating into MARGPHSRRVIQGVAQICRPTCSRNLDRSRQQRGDELLDDYFIHNSAFPDTYFRRRFRMEQHLFNKIMIAVCNHDSYIVQKNDACGAMGLLPEQKITAALRMLTYGASADQVDEIAMMGKSTILESLMRFCGAIESIYTAEYFRKPTHMGLERLLMKVEMQGFPEMIMSINCMHWTWKNCPSAWQCAYGDRK; encoded by the coding sequence atggccagaggcccacattcccgtcgagtcatccaaggTGTGGCTCAGATATGCAGGCCCACCTGTTCcagaaaccttgatagaagcaggcaacaaCGAGGTGATGAGCTGTTGGACGATTATTTTATCCATAATagtgcatttcctgatacgtacttcagacgtcgttttagaatggaacaacatttgttcaacaaaatcatgattgctgtttgcaaccatgattcttacattgtgcaaaagaatgatgcttGTGGTGCTATGGGTCTTCTtcccgagcaaaaaattactgctgCGCTGCGGATGCTTacgtatggagcatctgcagaccaagtggatgagatagcgatgatggggaaatcaaccattcttgagtccctaatgaggttttgcggagcaatcgaatctatctacaccgcAGAGTACTTCCGGAAACCAACTCACATGGGCTTGGAAAGGCTTCTGATGAAGGTCGAGATGCAAGGTTTTCCTGAGATGATTATGAGCATTAATTGTATGCATTGGACgtggaaaaattgtccaagtgcatggcaatgcgCTTATGGAgacagaaaatga
- the LOC103409069 gene encoding CAAX prenyl protease 1 homolog: MAFPFLEAVIGFMISLYFFETYLDLRQHAAHKLPTLPKTLEGVISQEKFEKSRAYSLDKSRFHFVHEFVTILMDSAILFFRVLPWFWKRSADFVALAGLNAENEIWHTLAFLGGVMIWSQITDLPFSLYSTFVVEARHGFNKQTIWLFFRDMIKGICLTVILGPPIVSAIIVIVQKGGDYLAIYLWAFMFVLSLVMMTLYPVLIAPLFNKFTPLPEGELRQKIEKLASSLKFPLKKLFVVDGSTRSSHSNAYMYGFFKNKRIVLYDTLIQQCKNDEEIVAVIAHELGHWKLNHTLYSFIAVQILTFLQFGGYTLVRNSSSLFQSFGFDTQPVIIGLIIFQHTIIPIQHIVSFALNLVSRSFEFQADAFAKKLGYSSALRAGLVKLQEENLSAMNTDPWYSAYHYSHPPLVERLAAIDKPDKKAD, from the exons GTTTTATGATATCATTGTACTTTTTCGAGACTTATTTGGATTTGCGGCAACATGCTGCTCACAAACTTCCAACCCTTCCTAAAACTTTGGAAGGAGTAATCAGCCAAGAAAAGTTTGAGAAGTCACGAGCCTATAGTCTTGATAAAAG CCGCTTCCATTTTGTTCATGAGTTTGTGACAATACTGATGGACTCAGCAATTTTGTTCTTTCGAGTGTTGCCTTGGTTTTGGAAG AGATCAGCAGATTTCGTGGCTTTAGCTGGTCTCAATGCTGAAAATGAAATCTGGCATACACTTGCATTTTTGGGTGGTGTTATGATTTGGTCACAG ATCACTGATTTACCTTTTTCTCTATACTCCACATTTGTGGTTGAAGCTCGTCATGGTTTTAATAAG CAAACAATATGGTTATTCTTCAGAGACATGATTAAAGGAATTTGCCTCACTGTTATTCTCGGCCCACCTATTGTGTCTGCAATAATTGTAATTGTACAG AAAGGAGGTGATTACCTGGCCATCTATCTTTGGGCATTCATGTTTGTTCTCTCTCTTGTGATGATGACACTCTACCCTGTTCTAATAGCCCCTCTCTTTAACAAGTTCACCCCT CTTCCAGAGGGTGAGCTCAGGCAGAAAATTGAGAAACTTGCTTCTTCTCTCAAGTTTCCATTGAAGAAGTTGTTTGTCGTTGATGGATCTACAAGGTCAAGTCACAGCAAT GCCTATATGTATGGATTTTTTAAGAACAAGAGAATCGTCCTCTATGATACATTAATTCAACAG TGCAAAAATGATGAGGAGATTGTAGCTGTTATAGCTCATGAGTTAGGCCATTGGAAGCTCAACCACACACTGTATTCATTTATTGCTGTGCAG ATCCTTACATTTTTACAGTTTGGAGGATATACTCTAGTGAGAAACTCAAGCAGTCTGTTTCAAAGTTTTGGGTTTGATACTCAGCCAGTAATCATTGGACTCATCATATTTCAG CACACCATAATACCTATCCAGCACATAGTAAGCTTTGCTCTTAACCTTGTGAGCCGATCATTTGAATTTCAG GCTGATGCTTTTGCTAAGAAGCTTGGTTATTCGTCTGCACTTCGAGCTGGTCTTGTTAAACTACAG GAGGAGAATTTGTCGGCTATGAACACTGATCCTTGGTACTCTGCATATCACTATTCTCATCCTCCACTTGTCGAAAGGCTGGCTGCGATTGATAAACCAGACAAGAAAGCAGACTGA